Proteins co-encoded in one Callospermophilus lateralis isolate mCalLat2 chromosome 2, mCalLat2.hap1, whole genome shotgun sequence genomic window:
- the LOC143391351 gene encoding olfactory receptor 51H1-like, translating into MAGNNYSHFQHPYFVLTGIPGLEQEYHWMAFPLGAIYVIALFGNGIIISTIKSEPSLHIPMYYFLCMLAFADMGLTLCTLPSMLGIFWFNYKFIAFDACLVQMYFIHTFSAIESGVLVAMAIDRVVAIWNPLRYSTILTNRVVCKTGMAILSRAVCVVFPVPFLIKRLPFYRSNILSHSFCLHQDVMRLACASTRVNSLYGLIAVIFTKGSDSLSILLSYVFILRTVMALASREGQWKALNTCVSHICAVLIFYVPLIGVSVIHRFGKHLSPLTHALMANAYLLVPPVLNPIVYTVKTKEIRKKIIQIFVQTKITAEG; encoded by the coding sequence ATGGCAGGTAATAACTACTCCCACTTTCAACACCCATACTTTGTCTTAACTGGAATTCCGGGACTTGAACAGGAGTATCACTGGATGGCATTTCCTCTGGGTGCCATATATGTCATTGCTCTCTTTGGCAATGGCATCATCATCTCCACCATCAAGTCTGAACCATCCCTGCATATCCCCATGTACTACTTTCTGTGTATGCTGGCCTTTGCAGACATGGGGCtcactctttgtactttgccttctaTGCTAGGCATATTCTGGTTCAACTACAAGTTCATTGCCTTTGATGCCTGTCTTGTTcagatgtatttcatccacacctTTTCAGCCATTGAGTCAGGTGTGCTGGTGGCCATGGCCATTGATCGTGTAGTGGCCATCTGGAACCCCCTTAGGTACAGCACCATCCTAACCAACAGAGTGGTCTGCAAAACGGGGATGGCCATTTTGTCAAGAGCAGTCTGTGTGGTCTTCCCAGTGCCTTTTCTCATCAAGCGGCTTCCCTTCTACCGCTCCAACATCCTCTCCCACTCCTTCTGCCTCCACCAAGATGTCATGCGCCTTGCCTGTGCCAGCACCCGTGTCAACAGTCTCTATGGCCTCATTGCTGTTATCTTCACCAAGGGTTCAGATTCCCTTTCTATCCTCCTCTCTTATGTGTTCATACTCCGGACAGTGATGGCTCTTGCCTCCAGGGAGGGCCAGTGGAAGGCACTCAACACCTGTGTTTCACACATCTGTGCTGTGCTCATCTTCTATGTGCCACTGATTGGGGTTTCTGTCATTCATCGATTTGGAAAGCACCTGTCACCACTGACCCATGCCCTCATGGCTAATGCTTACCTTCTTGTACCTCCTGTGCTCAACCCCATAGTCTATACTGTGAAGACCAAAGAAATCCGAAAGAAGAtcatccagatatttgttcaaacCAAGATTACTGCAGAGGGATAA
- the LOC143391352 gene encoding LOW QUALITY PROTEIN: olfactory receptor 51H1-like (The sequence of the model RefSeq protein was modified relative to this genomic sequence to represent the inferred CDS: inserted 1 base in 1 codon) yields the protein MMNLSTSQANHHSFILTGIPGMPDKNPWMAFPLGFLYTLTLLGNGTILAVIKVDQSLHEPMYYFLSLLALTDVSLSMSTLPTMLSIFWFNAPEISFDTCITQMFFIHGFGVVESGVLVSMAFDRFVAIRDPLHYTSILTHGVIGKIGIAILTRAFCVVFPVPFLIKRLPFCHSNVLSHSYCLHQDAMRLACAITRVNSLYGLIIVILTLGLDALIILFSYXLKMVLSIASRAERLKALNTCLSHICAVLLFYVPLIGVTMIHRFGKHLPPVVHTLMANVYLLLPPVLNPIVYSVRTKPIRRRIIHVFQGRINRA from the exons ATGATGAACTTGAGCACATCACAGGCCAATCATCATAGTTTCATTCTGACAGGTATCCCAGGGATGCCAGACAAGAACCCATGGATGGCCTTTCCACTGGGATTTCTCTACACTCTAACCCTCTTGGGGAATGGTACCATTCTGGCAGTCATCAAGGTGGACCAGAGTCTCCATGAGCCCATGtactactttctctctctcttggcTCTGACTGATGTTAGTCTCTCCATGTCCACCTTGCCAACTATGCTCAGCATCTTCTGGTTCAATGCCCCTGAGATTTCCTTTGATACATGCATCACGCAGATGTTCTTTATCCATGGTTTTGGAGTAGTAGAATCCGGAGTTCTAGTGTCCATGGCCTTTGACAGATTTGTGGCTATCCGAGACCCACTACACTACACCTCCATCCTCACCCATGGTGTTATTGGAAAGATTGGAATAGCTATCCTCACCCGGGCATTCTGTGTGGTCTTCCCTGTGCCATTCCTTATAAAGCGACTGCCCTTCTGCCATTCCAATGTCTTATCTCATTCATATTGTCTTCACCAAGATGCAATGCGGCTAGCCTGTGCCATCACCCGCGTCAACAGCCTCTATGGCCTCATCATCGTCATTCTCACCCTGGGGCTCGATGCCCTTATCATCCTCTTTTCTT TCCTGAAGATGGTGCTGAGCATTGCCTCCAGAGCGGAAAGGCTCAAAGCCCTCAACACTTGTCTTTCTCACATCTGTGCTGTGCTCCTCTTCTATGTTCCTCTCATTGGTGTTACCATGATCCACAGGTTTGGGAAACACTTACCACCAGTAGTGCACACACTCATGGCCAATGTCTACCTGCTACTTCCCCCTGTGCTGAACCCCATTGTCTACAGTGTGAGGACCAAGCCGATACGGAGACGGATCATCCACGTGTTCCAGGGGAGAATAAACAGGGCTTAG
- the Or51t1 gene encoding olfactory receptor 51T1 produces the protein MFIFNNTTSSSSSFLLTAFPGLEHADVWISIPVCCLYTVALLGNSMILFVIITERSLHKPMYYFLSMLAAVDLCLTITTLPTVLGVLWFYAREISLKACLIQMYLVHTFSFLESSVLVAMAFDRFMAICNPLQYAIVLTDMMSLVIGLIIFIRQIIFMFPCGLALSNVSFRGGQELSHPFCYHPDMIKYTHSNPWISNFWGMFLQLFLNGTDLLFILFSYVLILRTVLTIVTPRKQQKALSTCVCHICAVTVFYVPMITLSLAHRLFNSTPRVICSILANIYLLLPPVLNPVIYSLKTRMIRQAIFQLFQFKSSRRPNMRGLRRR, from the coding sequence atgttcattttcaataatACCACGTCCTCCTCCTCCAGCTTCCTGCTCACTGCGTTCCCTGGACTGGAACATGCTGACGTCTGGATCTCCATTCCTGTCTGCTGTCTCTATACCGTTGCCCTCTTGGGAAACAGCATGATCTTGTTTGTCATCATTACCGAGCGGAGTCTCCATAAGCCCATGTACTATTTCCTCTCCATGCTCGCAGCTGTTGATCTGTGTCTGACCATCACGACCCTTCCCACGGTGCTTGGGGTTCTCTGGTTTTATGCCCGGGAAATCAGTTTAAAAGCTTGCCTCATTCAAATGTATTTAGTGCACACCTTTTCCTTTCTGGAGTCCTCGGTGCTGGTAGCCATGGCCTTCGACCGCTTCATGGCTATCTGTAACCCACTGCAGTATGCTATTGTCCTCACAGACATGATGAGCTTGGTGATCGGACTAATCATCTTCATACGACAAATAATTTTCATGTTTCCCTGTGGTCTAGCCTTGAGTAATGTGTCTTTCCGTGGAGGCCAGGAGCTTTCCCACCCGTTTTGCTACCACCCAGACATGATCAAATACACACATTCCAATCCCTGGATCAGCAACTTTTGGGGCATGTTTCTTCAGCTATTCCTGAATGGCACAGACTTGCTGTTCATCCTTTTCTCCTATGTCCTGATCCTCCGTACTGTTCTGACCATTGTGACCCCCAGGAAGCAACAAAAAGCTCTCAGCACTTGTGTCTGTCACATCTGTGCTGTTACTGTTTTCTATGTGCCAATGATCACCCTGTCTTTAGCACACCGTCTCTTTAATTCTACCCCAAGGGTTATCTGTAGTATTTTGGCCAATATTTACCTACTCTTACCACCTGTACTGAACCCGGTCATTTACAGCCTGAAGACCAGGATGATCCGCCAGGCCATATTTCAGCTGTTCCAGTTCAAGAGTTCAAGGCGCCCCAATATGAGGGGCCTTAGAAGAAGATGA